A genomic stretch from Enterobacter dykesii includes:
- the ptrB gene encoding oligopeptidase B produces the protein MPPKARRTPYAITTHGDTRIDNYYWLRDDSRSRPEVLDYLHEENDYGRKVMSSQQTLQDQLLNEMVQRIPQRDISAPWTKNGYRYRHIYEPGNEYPIYQRQSVLSAEWDAWDILLDANQRAAHSEFYTLGGMSISPDNAVMALAEDYLSRRQYGLRFRNLDTGNWYPEMLENVSPDFVWANDSETVYYVKKHASTLLPYQVWRHTVGTDSADDELVYEEKDETFYVSLHKTSSRHYVIIFLASATTSEVLLLDAELPDAQPLCFLPRRKDHEYSLDHFQHSFYLRSNREGKNFGLYKTKVRDERKWEVLIPARDQVMLEGFTLFTDWLVVEERQRGLTSIRQINRKTREVVGIAFDDPAYVTWIGFNPEPESSRLRYGYSSMTTPDTLFELDMDTGQRQVIKQTEVKGFESENYRSEHLWVTARDGVEVPVSLVYHKGHFQKGKNPILVYGYGSYGSSMDADFSSSRLSLLDRGFVFAIAHIRGGGELGQNWYEDGKFLKKKNTFNDYLDVCDALIEQGYGAPQLCFGMGGSAGGMLMGAVINQRPDRFKGIVAQVPFVDVVTTMLDESIPLTTGEFEEWGNPQDEMYYRYMKEYSPYDNVEAQAYPHMLVTTGLHDSQVQYWEPAKWVAKLRELKTDDNLLLLCTDMDSGHGGKSGRFKSYEGVALEYAFLIGLAQETLPGRAER, from the coding sequence ATGCCACCGAAAGCCCGACGTACTCCTTATGCGATCACCACGCATGGCGATACGCGTATAGACAACTATTACTGGCTACGGGACGATTCTCGCTCCCGGCCAGAGGTACTCGACTACCTGCACGAGGAAAACGACTATGGCCGCAAGGTCATGTCCAGCCAGCAGACGCTTCAGGACCAGCTGCTGAATGAAATGGTGCAGCGTATTCCCCAGCGCGATATCTCCGCGCCCTGGACCAAAAATGGCTATCGCTATCGCCATATTTACGAGCCCGGCAATGAGTATCCTATTTACCAGCGTCAGTCGGTGTTAAGCGCCGAATGGGATGCGTGGGATATTCTGCTGGATGCCAACCAGCGCGCCGCCCACAGCGAGTTTTATACCCTGGGCGGCATGTCCATTTCCCCTGACAACGCGGTGATGGCGCTGGCGGAGGATTACCTCTCCCGTCGCCAGTACGGCCTGCGGTTTCGCAATCTGGACACCGGCAACTGGTATCCGGAAATGCTGGAAAACGTCTCCCCGGATTTTGTCTGGGCGAATGATTCCGAGACGGTTTACTACGTCAAAAAGCACGCGTCAACGCTGCTCCCTTACCAGGTGTGGCGACATACCGTGGGAACGGACTCCGCTGACGACGAGCTGGTTTACGAAGAGAAAGACGAAACGTTTTATGTCAGCCTGCATAAAACTTCCTCACGCCACTATGTGATTATCTTCCTTGCCAGCGCGACGACGTCGGAAGTTCTGCTGCTGGATGCCGAACTGCCGGACGCCCAGCCGCTCTGTTTCCTGCCGCGCCGCAAGGATCACGAGTACAGCCTGGATCACTTCCAGCACAGCTTTTATTTGCGCTCCAATCGCGAGGGCAAAAACTTTGGTCTCTATAAAACCAAAGTGCGCGATGAGCGCAAGTGGGAGGTGCTTATCCCCGCGCGGGATCAGGTGATGCTGGAAGGGTTCACCCTCTTTACCGACTGGCTGGTGGTGGAAGAGCGTCAGCGCGGGCTGACCAGTATCCGGCAAATCAACCGAAAAACCCGGGAAGTGGTGGGGATTGCATTCGATGACCCGGCCTACGTGACGTGGATTGGTTTCAACCCTGAACCCGAATCGTCGCGGTTGCGCTACGGCTACTCCTCCATGACCACGCCGGACACCCTGTTTGAGCTGGATATGGATACCGGGCAGCGGCAAGTGATTAAACAGACCGAGGTCAAAGGGTTTGAGTCCGAAAACTACCGCAGCGAGCACCTGTGGGTTACCGCTCGCGATGGCGTTGAGGTCCCGGTCTCGCTCGTCTATCACAAAGGCCATTTCCAGAAAGGCAAAAACCCGATCCTGGTGTACGGCTATGGCTCGTATGGCTCAAGCATGGATGCCGATTTCAGCAGCAGTCGGTTAAGCCTGCTCGATCGCGGCTTTGTTTTCGCCATCGCCCACATTCGCGGCGGCGGTGAGCTGGGCCAGAACTGGTATGAAGACGGGAAATTCCTTAAAAAGAAAAATACCTTCAATGACTACCTCGACGTCTGTGATGCGCTGATTGAGCAGGGCTACGGCGCTCCGCAGCTATGCTTTGGCATGGGGGGCAGCGCGGGCGGCATGCTGATGGGGGCGGTCATCAACCAGCGTCCCGATCGCTTTAAGGGGATTGTCGCGCAGGTACCGTTTGTCGATGTGGTCACGACTATGCTCGATGAATCCATTCCCCTTACCACCGGGGAGTTTGAGGAGTGGGGAAATCCGCAGGATGAGATGTACTACCGCTATATGAAAGAGTACAGCCCGTACGATAACGTGGAGGCGCAAGCCTACCCGCATATGCTGGTCACCACCGGTTTGCATGATTCTCAGGTGCAATACTGGGAGCCGGCAAAATGGGTAGCGAAACTGCGAGAGCTGAAAACCGATGACAACCTGCTGCTGCTGTGTACCGACATGGATTCCGGACACGGGGGTAAATCGGGCCGATTTAAATCGTACGAAGGCGTTGCCCTGGAATATGCCTTTTTAATAGGCCTGGCGCAGGAAACGCTGCCAGGCCGTGCAGAGCGTTAA
- a CDS encoding tellurite resistance TerB family protein, with protein MSGWLNQLQSLLGQKTSSGERDLSKLLVPGALGGLAGLLVANKSSRKLLAKYGTGALLAGGGAIAGTVLWNKYKDRVRTAHSDEPHYGEHTSPLDLRTERLILALVFAAKSDGHIDDKERAAIEQQLREAGVEEKGRTLVAQAIEQPLEPQRLAQSVKNEEEALELYFLSCAAIDIDHFMERSYLNALGDALKIPQDVREGIERDIREQKQALQG; from the coding sequence ATGTCTGGCTGGTTAAATCAATTGCAATCCCTGTTAGGGCAGAAAACATCGTCTGGCGAACGGGACCTCAGCAAACTGCTGGTACCCGGGGCGCTCGGCGGGCTGGCAGGCCTGCTGGTCGCGAATAAATCCTCGCGCAAGCTGCTGGCTAAGTACGGGACAGGCGCACTGCTGGCCGGTGGGGGCGCCATCGCGGGCACCGTGCTGTGGAATAAATACAAGGACAGAGTTAGGACCGCGCACAGCGATGAACCGCATTACGGCGAGCACACCTCGCCGCTGGATCTGCGTACCGAGCGGCTCATTCTTGCGCTGGTTTTTGCCGCGAAAAGTGACGGGCATATTGACGATAAAGAGCGAGCGGCGATCGAGCAGCAGCTGCGTGAAGCCGGCGTTGAAGAGAAGGGCAGAACGCTGGTGGCGCAGGCCATCGAGCAGCCTCTGGAGCCGCAGCGTCTGGCGCAAAGCGTGAAAAATGAGGAAGAGGCGCTTGAACTCTATTTCCTCAGCTGCGCCGCCATCGATATCGATCACTTTATGGAGCGGAGCTACCTTAACGCCCTGGGCGATGCGTTAAAGATCCCACAAGACGTGCGTGAAGGCATTGAGCGGGACATCCGGGAGCAAAAACAGGCGTTACAGGGATAG
- the purT gene encoding formate-dependent phosphoribosylglycinamide formyltransferase, whose product MIRLGTALRPAATRVMLLGSGELGKEVAIECQRLGVEVIAVDRYADAPAMHVAHRSYVINMLDGDALRELITREKPDFVVPEIEAIATDTLIALEQEGQRVVPCAKAAKLTMNREGIRRLAAEELELPTSSYRFAGDKAAFLQAVEEIGYPCIVKPVMSSSGKGQSFIRDSSALDNAWDYAQQGGRAGAGRVIVEGVVKFDFEITLLTVSAVDGVHFCDPIGHRQEDGDYRESWQPQQMSALALERAQEIARKTVLALGGYGLFGVELFVRGDEVIFSEVSPRPHDTGMVTLISQDLSEFALHVRAFLGLPVGGVRQYGPAASAVILPQLTSQNVTFDNVDGAVGAGLQVRLFGKPEIDGTRRLGVALATGDNVDDAVARAKAAAASVKVEG is encoded by the coding sequence ATGATTCGTTTAGGAACTGCGCTGCGACCTGCAGCGACGCGAGTGATGCTGTTGGGATCGGGCGAGCTGGGAAAAGAGGTCGCCATCGAGTGCCAGCGTTTAGGTGTGGAAGTCATTGCCGTAGACCGTTACGCCGACGCCCCAGCCATGCACGTCGCCCATCGTTCTTATGTGATTAACATGCTGGATGGCGACGCCCTTCGCGAACTGATTACGCGCGAGAAACCTGATTTTGTCGTGCCGGAAATTGAAGCTATTGCCACCGATACGCTGATCGCCCTGGAGCAGGAAGGCCAGCGCGTGGTGCCCTGCGCGAAAGCCGCAAAGCTGACCATGAACCGCGAAGGCATTCGTCGCCTCGCGGCGGAAGAGCTGGAATTGCCCACCTCGAGCTATCGTTTTGCTGGCGATAAGGCCGCGTTTCTGCAGGCCGTCGAGGAGATTGGCTACCCGTGCATCGTTAAGCCGGTGATGAGCTCCTCCGGTAAAGGACAAAGCTTTATTCGCGACAGCAGCGCGCTGGATAACGCGTGGGATTATGCCCAGCAGGGTGGCCGTGCCGGAGCCGGACGCGTGATCGTCGAAGGCGTCGTGAAGTTTGATTTCGAAATCACCCTGCTGACCGTCAGCGCCGTTGACGGAGTCCATTTCTGCGACCCGATTGGCCACCGTCAGGAAGATGGCGATTACCGCGAATCCTGGCAGCCGCAGCAGATGAGCGCCCTGGCGCTGGAGCGTGCTCAGGAGATCGCCCGTAAAACCGTCCTGGCGCTGGGCGGCTATGGCCTGTTCGGCGTGGAGCTGTTTGTACGCGGTGATGAAGTGATTTTCAGCGAAGTATCCCCTCGCCCGCATGACACCGGCATGGTCACGCTGATTTCGCAGGATCTCTCCGAGTTCGCCCTGCACGTGCGCGCCTTCCTCGGCCTGCCCGTCGGCGGTGTTCGTCAGTATGGTCCGGCCGCCTCGGCGGTGATCCTGCCGCAGTTAACCAGCCAGAACGTCACGTTTGATAACGTCGACGGGGCGGTGGGCGCAGGATTGCAGGTACGTTTGTTCGGCAAGCCGGAGATCGACGGAACTCGCCGTCTTGGCGTGGCATTAGCTACCGGGGATAACGTTGACGACGCCGTGGCGAGAGCGAAAGCGGCCGCTGCGAGCGTCAAGGTAGAGGGATAA
- the kdgA gene encoding bifunctional 4-hydroxy-2-oxoglutarate aldolase/2-dehydro-3-deoxy-phosphogluconate aldolase, producing the protein MKNWKTSAEAILTTGPVVPVIVVNKLEHAVPMAKALVAGGVRVLEVTLRTACAMDAIRAIAKEVPDAIIGAGTVTNAKQLAEVTEAGAQFAISPGLTEPLLKAATEGTIPLIPGISTVSELMLGMDYGLKEFKFFPAEANGGTKALQAIAGPFSQVRFCPTGGISPANYRDYLALKSVLCIGGSWLVPADALEAGDWDRITKLAREAVEGAKQ; encoded by the coding sequence ATGAAAAACTGGAAAACAAGTGCAGAAGCAATCCTGACCACTGGCCCTGTCGTGCCGGTTATCGTGGTAAACAAGCTGGAGCACGCTGTACCGATGGCGAAAGCGCTGGTAGCGGGCGGCGTTCGCGTTCTGGAAGTGACCCTGCGCACCGCCTGCGCGATGGATGCTATCCGCGCTATCGCGAAAGAAGTGCCGGACGCCATCATCGGTGCGGGTACCGTGACGAACGCAAAACAGCTGGCTGAAGTGACCGAAGCGGGCGCGCAGTTTGCCATCAGCCCGGGCCTGACCGAGCCGCTGCTGAAAGCCGCCACCGAAGGTACCATTCCGCTGATCCCTGGCATCAGCACCGTCTCTGAACTGATGCTGGGCATGGACTACGGTCTGAAAGAGTTCAAATTCTTCCCGGCTGAAGCAAACGGTGGCACCAAAGCGCTGCAGGCGATTGCGGGTCCCTTCTCGCAGGTACGCTTCTGCCCGACGGGCGGTATCTCTCCTGCCAACTACCGTGACTACCTGGCGCTGAAAAGCGTGCTGTGCATCGGCGGTTCATGGCTGGTTCCGGCGGATGCGCTGGAAGCGGGCGACTGGGATCGCATTACCAAACTGGCTCGCGAAGCGGTTGAAGGCGCGAAACAGTAA
- the edd gene encoding phosphogluconate dehydratase produces the protein MNPTLLRVTQRIIERSKETRSAYLARIEQAKSSTVHRSQLACGNLAHGFAACQPDDKASLKSMLRNNIAIITSYNDMLSAHQPYEVYPTIIRNALHSVNAVGQVAGGVPAMCDGVTQGQDGMELSLLSREVIAMSAAVGLSHNMFDGALYLGVCDKIVPGLVMAALSFGHLPAIFVPSGPMASGLPNKEKVRIRQLYAEGKADRQALLEAEAASYHAPGTCTFYGTANTNQMVVEFMGMQLPGSSFIQPDAPLRKALTEAAARQVTRLTGNGNEWMPMGKMVDEKVIVNGIVALLATGGSTNHTMHLVAMARAAGILINWDDFSEISSVVPLMARLYPNGPADINHFQAAGGVPLLMRELLKGGLLHEDVNTVAGFGLQRYTQEPWLNNGELDWREGASASLDAQVIATIDKPFSPHGGTKVLSGNLGRAVMKTSAVPEENQVIEAPAVVFESQHDVLPAFDAGLLDKDCVVVVRHQGPKANGMPELHKLMPPLGVLLDRRFKIALVTDGRLSGASGKVPSAIHVTPEAYDGGLLAKVRDGDMIRVNGQTGELTLLVDESELAARQPHIPDLSASRVGTGREMFSALREKLSGAEQGATCITF, from the coding sequence ATGAATCCGACACTGTTACGCGTAACACAGCGCATTATCGAGCGCTCGAAAGAGACCCGTTCGGCCTACCTCGCCCGGATTGAACAGGCAAAGAGCAGCACCGTCCACCGATCTCAGCTGGCCTGCGGGAACCTGGCGCACGGCTTCGCCGCCTGCCAGCCTGATGATAAAGCGTCGCTGAAAAGCATGTTGCGTAACAATATCGCCATCATTACCTCCTATAACGATATGCTTTCCGCCCACCAGCCGTATGAGGTCTATCCCACTATCATCCGTAACGCGCTGCACAGCGTGAATGCGGTGGGCCAGGTGGCGGGCGGCGTACCTGCTATGTGTGACGGCGTGACGCAGGGGCAGGACGGCATGGAGCTGTCCCTGCTGAGCCGCGAAGTAATTGCGATGTCTGCCGCGGTGGGCCTGTCACACAATATGTTTGATGGCGCGCTGTACCTCGGCGTGTGCGACAAGATTGTCCCGGGCCTGGTGATGGCGGCGCTGTCGTTTGGGCATCTGCCTGCGATCTTCGTCCCGTCCGGCCCAATGGCGAGCGGTCTGCCGAACAAAGAAAAAGTGCGTATTCGCCAGCTGTATGCGGAAGGGAAAGCAGACCGTCAGGCGCTGCTGGAGGCGGAAGCCGCGTCCTATCATGCGCCGGGGACCTGTACGTTCTACGGTACGGCTAACACTAACCAGATGGTGGTGGAGTTTATGGGGATGCAGCTTCCGGGTTCGTCCTTTATCCAGCCGGATGCGCCGCTGCGCAAGGCGCTGACCGAGGCCGCGGCCCGTCAGGTTACGCGTCTGACCGGCAACGGCAACGAATGGATGCCGATGGGCAAAATGGTCGACGAAAAAGTCATCGTCAACGGAATTGTCGCGCTGCTGGCAACCGGGGGGTCAACCAACCACACCATGCATCTGGTGGCCATGGCGCGTGCGGCGGGCATTCTGATTAACTGGGATGACTTCTCTGAGATCTCTTCCGTGGTGCCGCTGATGGCGCGCCTATACCCGAACGGTCCGGCGGATATCAACCACTTCCAGGCCGCAGGCGGCGTACCGCTGCTGATGCGCGAGCTGCTGAAAGGCGGACTGCTGCATGAAGACGTGAATACCGTGGCGGGCTTTGGCCTGCAGCGCTACACCCAGGAGCCGTGGCTGAACAACGGCGAGCTGGACTGGCGTGAAGGGGCGAGCGCCTCTCTTGATGCGCAGGTGATTGCCACCATCGACAAACCGTTCTCTCCTCATGGCGGCACCAAAGTGCTGAGCGGCAACCTCGGCCGCGCGGTGATGAAGACCTCTGCCGTACCGGAAGAGAACCAGGTTATCGAAGCGCCGGCGGTGGTGTTTGAAAGCCAGCATGACGTATTACCCGCCTTTGACGCCGGTCTTCTTGATAAAGACTGCGTGGTGGTGGTGCGTCACCAGGGGCCTAAAGCCAACGGGATGCCAGAATTACATAAACTTATGCCACCACTTGGTGTATTATTGGACCGCCGTTTCAAAATTGCGTTAGTCACTGATGGACGCCTCTCCGGGGCATCCGGTAAAGTGCCTTCAGCCATCCACGTGACGCCTGAAGCCTACGACGGCGGGTTGCTGGCGAAAGTACGCGACGGTGACATGATCCGCGTGAACGGCCAGACGGGCGAGTTAACCCTGCTGGTGGATGAATCCGAGCTGGCGGCACGTCAGCCTCATATTCCTGACCTGAGCGCATCGCGCGTGGGGACCGGACGCGAAATGTTCAGCGCGCTGCGTGAGAAACTCTCCGGTGCGGAGCAGGGCGCAACCTGTATTACGTTTTAA
- the zwf gene encoding glucose-6-phosphate dehydrogenase, with the protein MAVTQTAQACDLVIFGAKGDLARRKLLPSLYQLEKAGQIHPDTRILGVGRADWDKDAYTKVVREALETFMKEKIDESLWDTLSGRLDFCNLDVNDVSAFTRLGAMLDQKNRVTINYFAMPPSTFGAICKGLGEAKLNAKPARVVMEKPLGTSLATSREINDQVGEFFEECQVYRIDHYLGKETVLNLLALRFANSLFVNNWDNRTIDHVEITVAEEVGIEGRWGYFDQAGQMRDMIQNHLLQILCMIAMSPPSDLTADSIRDAKVKVLKSLRRIDRSNVREKTVRGQYTAGFAQGKKVPGYLEEEGANKSSNTETFVAIRVDIDDWRWAGVPFYLRTGKRLPAKCSEVVVYFKNPELNLFKESWQELPQNKLTIRLQPDEGVDIQILNKVPGLDHKHNLQTTKLDLSYSETFNQTHLADAYERLLLETMRGIQALFVRRDEVEEAWKWVDSITEAWAADQDAPKPYQAGTWGPVASVAMITRDGRSWNEFE; encoded by the coding sequence CCTGGTCATTTTCGGCGCGAAAGGCGATCTTGCACGCCGAAAATTGCTGCCTTCCCTGTATCAACTGGAGAAAGCGGGCCAAATTCATCCGGATACCCGTATCCTGGGTGTCGGGCGCGCTGACTGGGACAAGGACGCTTATACCAAAGTCGTCCGCGAGGCGCTCGAAACTTTCATGAAAGAAAAAATTGATGAAAGTTTGTGGGATACCCTGAGTGGACGCCTCGATTTCTGCAACCTGGACGTCAATGACGTCAGCGCGTTTACCCGCTTAGGCGCGATGCTGGATCAGAAAAACCGTGTCACCATTAACTATTTCGCCATGCCGCCAAGCACCTTCGGCGCCATCTGCAAAGGTCTGGGCGAAGCCAAACTGAACGCCAAACCGGCGCGCGTCGTGATGGAGAAGCCGCTAGGGACGTCGCTGGCAACCTCCCGTGAAATCAACGACCAGGTGGGCGAGTTCTTTGAAGAGTGCCAGGTCTACCGTATCGACCACTATCTCGGTAAAGAGACGGTACTGAACCTGCTGGCGCTGCGTTTCGCTAACTCCCTGTTTGTGAATAACTGGGACAACCGCACTATCGACCACGTGGAAATCACCGTGGCGGAAGAGGTCGGGATTGAAGGTCGCTGGGGTTACTTTGACCAGGCCGGTCAGATGCGCGACATGATCCAGAACCACCTGCTGCAAATTCTGTGCATGATTGCCATGTCTCCACCGTCTGACCTGACGGCTGACAGCATCCGTGACGCAAAAGTGAAAGTGCTGAAGTCACTGCGCCGCATCGACCGCTCCAACGTGCGTGAGAAGACCGTCCGCGGCCAGTACACCGCCGGGTTTGCGCAAGGCAAAAAAGTGCCGGGCTACCTGGAAGAAGAGGGCGCGAACAAGTCCAGCAACACCGAGACGTTCGTGGCGATCCGCGTGGATATCGACGACTGGCGTTGGGCGGGCGTTCCGTTCTACCTGCGCACCGGTAAACGTCTGCCGGCCAAATGTTCCGAAGTGGTTGTTTACTTCAAAAACCCGGAACTGAACCTGTTCAAAGAGTCCTGGCAGGAACTGCCGCAGAACAAACTGACCATTCGTCTGCAGCCGGACGAAGGGGTGGATATCCAGATCCTGAACAAAGTGCCGGGGCTGGATCATAAACACAACCTGCAGACCACCAAGCTGGATCTGAGCTACTCCGAAACCTTCAATCAGACGCACCTGGCCGATGCTTACGAGCGTCTGCTGCTGGAAACCATGCGCGGTATCCAGGCGCTCTTTGTGCGCCGCGATGAGGTGGAAGAGGCGTGGAAATGGGTCGACTCCATCACCGAAGCCTGGGCTGCCGATCAGGATGCGCCAAAACCGTATCAGGCGGGTACATGGGGACCTGTCGCGTCGGTGGCGATGATCACCCGCGATGGCCGCTCCTGGAACGAATTTGAGTAA